A stretch of Toxoplasma gondii ME49 chromosome V, whole genome shotgun sequence DNA encodes these proteins:
- a CDS encoding U-snRNP-associated cyclophilin family protein (encoded by transcript TGME49_285760), which yields MAPAPPANSGESSLLSESELPAGISYAEAMEGGSRPLLHPDNPVVFFDISIGSHEAGRIKIELFKNLAPKSAENFRQFCTGEFRQNQVPIGYKGATFHRIIKNFMIQGGDFVKGDGTGRLSIYGSSFPDEAFVLPHFRSGLLSLANSGPDTNGCQFFITCAKCDWLNRKHVVFGQVLGKESMQVVRKIEHVTVDGGNRPRIPVTVTQCGEL from the exons ATGGCGCCCGCGCCTCCCGCAAACTCTGGGGAGTCTTCGCTGCTTTCAGAGAGCGAATTGCCGGCAGGGATTTCCTACGCAGAGGCGATGGAGGGAGGCTCTCGGCCGCTGCTCCATCCTGACAAtcctgtcgtcttcttcgacatCTCCATCGGCAGCCACGAAGCAGGCAGAATAAAAATCGAGCTCTTCAAAAACCTCGCGCCCAAGAGTGCAGAAAACTTCAGGCAATTCTGCACAG GCGAGTTTCGCCAGAACCAAGTACCGATCGGCTACAAAGGCGCGACATTTCACCGAATCATCAAAAATTTTATGATCCAA GGTGGCGACTTCGTGAAGGGGGACGGCACCGGGAGGTTGTCGATCTACGGCAGTTCGTTTCCAGACGAGGCCTTCGTTCTGCCTCACTTTCGGAgcggccttctctcgctggccAACAGCGGCCCAGACACCAACGGCTGTCAGTTCTTCATCACCTGCGCCAAGTGCGACTGGCTCAACCGAAAGCATGTAGTCTTCGGGCAGGTCCTGGGGAAAGAGTCCATGCAAGTCGTCCGAAAAATCGAACATGTCACTGTGGACGGCGGCAACCGCCCCCGCATCCCCGTCACCGTCACGCAGTGTGGTGAGCTGTGA
- a CDS encoding 6,7-dihydropteridine reductase (encoded by transcript TGME49_285750~Signal peptide predicted by SignalP 2.0 HMM (probability 0.887) with cleavage site probability 0.689 at residue 47~Predicted trans-membrane domain (TMHMM2.0):20-43), giving the protein MDAAIARLYAAFVPREPAVSSMNAGVCLLLVNLFSLIFSLLFLSASASPRHTGTEDIRCFFLVSGSNPRTSALHESLQRLRGSTLQRLNRLFALPSLSSVRSFSRPAPGVSSRLRFSLRREMSLLRKSILLFGHSGALGGAVAEAFAAARYRVIGCSPRARSKRFESGIFSVGGASPHATIEIESDSRSLQEQSEQLASKLQPLLADGPPLHAAICCSGAFAQSPVSSEDFLAEAESLIRANCFPSLLCAHTAAVIFRNRSKARPTCQDAAFASQDTALPSQDTAVGSQDTAFASQDTLPPLVVLTGAGAVSATAPTPEMIGYGCSKVFVHHLVRSLAASAAKEESAARERSRLNAEEEKRERLDFRVAGILPVTLDTPANRSCMHHVTDEEKKDSWTSVEVVAEQLVKWMEGEDPVENGGLYVVKTEKGKTHFLLNREI; this is encoded by the exons ATGGACGCCGCAATCGCGCGTCTCTACGCGGCGTTTGTTCCCCGGGAACCTGCTGTCAGTTCCATGAACGCcggtgtgtgtcttctcctcgtcaaCCTGTTTTCcctcattttctctctcctctttctctctgcttccgcgtCCCCCAGACACACTGGGACAGAAGACATCcgctgcttttttctcgtttctggCTCCAATCCCCGGACTTCCGCTCTCCACGAAAGCCTCCAACGCCTTCGCGGCAGCACCCTCCAACGTCTCAACCGTCTCTTcgcgcttccctctctgtcttctgttcgttccttctctcgtcccGCTCCCGGCGTCAGCAgccgtctccgtttctcgcttcGTCGAGAGATGAGTCTCCTGCGTAAATCGATTCTCCTCTTCGGGCACTCAGGCGCGCTGGGCGGCGCGGTCGCGGAGGCCTTTGCGGCTGCGCGCTATCGGGTGATAGGGTGCAGTCCCCGCGCTCGGTCGAAGCGATTCGAAAGTGGAATCTTCTCCGTCGGCGGCGCGTCGCCGCATGCAACGATTGAAATCGAGTCGGACTCGAGGTCGCTGCAGGAACAGAGCGAACAACTCGCCAGCAAACTGCAG CCACTGCTCGCTGATGGCCccccactgcatgcagcgattTGCTGCAGCGGCGCCTTCGCTCAGAGTCCAGTGTCTTCGGAGGACTTCCTGGCCGAAGCGGAAAGCCTCATTCGCGCGAACTGCTTTCCATCCCTCCTCTGTGCCCACACGGCCGCCGTGATCTTCCGGAATCGCTCCAAAGCCAGACCAACTTGCCAAGACGCCGCATTCGCTAGCCAAGACACCGCACTACCTAGCCAAGACACCGCAGTAGGTAGCCAAGACACTGCATTTGCTAGCCAAGACACCCTGCCGCCTCTGGTGGTGTTGACGGGAGCGGGAGCCGTGAGCGCGACTGCTCCGACTCCAGAGATGATCGGCTACGGCTGCTCCAAAGTCTTTGTTCACCATTTAGTGAGGTCTCTCGCAGCGAGtgcagcgaaggaagaatCCGCGGCGAGGGAGAGGTCTCGCTTGAACGCggaggaggaaaaacgagagagacttGACTTTAGGGTGGCGGGCATCCTTCCCGTGACTCTCGATACACCCGCAAACCGCTCTTGCATGCATCATGTgacggacgaagagaagaaggactctTGGACGAGCGTCGAGGTCGTCGCAGAGCAGCTCGTCAAGTGGATGGAAGGAGAGGACCCGGTCGAAAACGGAGGACTGTACGTCGTGAAAactgaaaaaggaaaaacgcactTTCTTCTCAATCGGGAGATCTAG